One Gossypium hirsutum isolate 1008001.06 chromosome A08, Gossypium_hirsutum_v2.1, whole genome shotgun sequence genomic window, TGCCTGGGGCTGTTGATGGAGTACCGATGGCATATCAGAGCAGCCTATGATCTGTATTTGAGACCCTTTCACCGATTTAGCTTTCTTCGTGATCAATAAGTTGTGCTTGTTTTGCCTTCACTGTGTTATTGACAAATTttgaagttgatttttttttcaaactgaaTCAACTTAATATCTGTTTATTCCATCGGTTAAGtggattaaatcattttttttcctctttttctttccaAGTGTTAGAAATGAGAATGAgtagaatatttttatatttgggttAATACACCATTTAAggcttgatttttatttttattcaatttagtatttgagggggttttttttttttggtctcaTTTGGTATGGCGCACAAATTCTAGTAAATAATAAGTACTTGGAAAAAAAAAGTattgaatattgaaattaaagtcagtatttaaataggacaaaaaaaagtagttattaaattgaaaaaatatactTAAGTGCTAAAAGTAGATCCCAAATTGTATGTTAACCTTTtatgaatatatttaaaaaacttGAAAGTAAAATGCATTAGAATTTAGAAGTCAGGTTTTACCAAAGATTCAAACTTAATTTCACTtttccaaagataaaaataaatttatctaaataagAATTGTACGGTTCCTTAGCtgtaaattttgagaaatttccTTAGACGAAAGAAaggttatatttaattttttgtattctaataatcttttcaaaatttaaaatttcaatcttattTCAAATGGTAACACCTAAATtgattatgttaaaattttgctattagttcCGTCCCATGTATAAGTTGTTGGTTTGATGCATATTCTTCAATCTAAttatttttagtctttatattttataaattttgaaattttaattctaaGTCAAATGATAACCACTAATCCATTAATCAAAAGGATGTATTTTTTCAATATTACGTAGAAATGATAAGCTGACATAGCATTATTGTAACGACCCGATTtttttgttgtcaaaaaaatTCGAATCTTAAGGTCAAATTTATTTAAACTGGGACAACTTATTATTAAATCAAGAATGTTCTTGAGCAAATTATGGATTTGGCAATTAGAAATATAAAGTGGTTTTTGTGAATTATTAAAGAAAATAGTGCAGAAGCTTTCAATATTTAATGCCACTTAACAGGTTAAAATGaagggttttttttataaaaataacccaaaaaataattaattacttaaatgatctatttttttataaaatataaaaataatccaaaatctacagtaaaagttggtggagccaaagtGTTTGGCGCCACCAACATGCCATATCAACAATCtgcattaaaaaattaattttttagtataGCCATGTGAATGGGGGCCACTTATATAAATACTAGAAAAATACTGCGATTTTTGAAAGTATGAGAGGTTTAAATAATTTTACTTGTTTCAATAGACAAATAGGCAAATAGACTACTTTCTTGGAATTTGGTGGTTGGTGGTGCCAATTTATTTGGCTCCAccagaaaaaggtaaaattgtttAAACCTTCCATACTTTCAAAAATCACAGTATTTTTCTAATGTTTATACAAGTGGCGCTATTCTACATGGCTacaccaaaaaattaattttttaatgtagaTTACTGACGTGACATATTGATGGCACCAAACACTTTGTTCTTCCAACATTTGCGgtagattttaagttattttcatattttataaaagaaataggtcatttaagtaattaattattttttttggttatttttataaaaaaaaaatctaaaataaaccACCTAAATTCAATCAACTTCTAATTACTTTAGGTTTTCTCTTGTGAATGACGATTTCTAATGGTTCTCCTAACGAAGACGACAAGGGTGGGGCTTGTCAGAATGAGAAAGTAGATTCGAATGTGACGAAGGCAGTGGAACTGGATCCTGATCCACCGCTTTCATAGAAGGAGAGGCTAATAGGGAAAAGTTCTTGGGAATTAGGAAGGAAGAATAGTGGATCGGGTATTGATGAAGATGGTGACTTTGCCTTTGTGGAGGGAGACGTTATGAGATCTTTTGTTAATGGCATTCATTCTATTAAGTTTTCAGAGAGAATTAACCAGTTGTTGATCAAAGATATGTCTTTTACTGTGGTGATCAAGCTTTTAGGAAGGAGCATAAGGTATGCTGCACTCCAAAACAAAATTTATGCTCTGTGGAAATCTTGATGGATATTGCTAATGGCTATTTTTTGGCCAAATTCCAGAATAAAAAAGGTTACGAATGGGTACTCTCTCAAGGACCTTGATCATCTTTGGCCAATATTTAACTGTTCAGCCATAGTCCATTGACTTTGATCTAACACAACCCTTTCCTAGTGTGGTCATGTCCTGGATTAGAATTCCCAGGCTACCGGGTTATATGTACAAAAAGAAGATATTATGAGAGATTGGGGGCATGGTTGGTAAGGTTGGCAAGCTAGACTTCAACACAGATAGCAGAGCAAGGGGAAGATTTGCGCGTATGGTGGTTAATGTCAGTCTGGACAAACTTTTAGTCTCACAAGTTCTGATAAACGGGCCCCTCCAAAGAATAGAGTATGAATATTTACCTACTGTTTGCTTTTCATGTGGTTGTTATGGACACATGAAGGAGTTATGCTCGTCGAAGGTGATTATTCCAGGGGCAGATTTTGAAGGGAAATCGTCCGGTAAGGGAGATCAAACGATTATTTCAGCTCCGGTGGGGAAGGAATCAACGGATGCTAATGACGCCTATGGTCCGTGGATGCTTGTCGAGAGAAGGAGTAGGTGTAATTCAAGGGATGCTAGAAAGATTAGTGCCGAAAATCTTAGAAATTTGGCAGGTAAATCAAGATTTAATGTGTTGGATTCCCTAAATGAAACAGAAAATTTTCAGGGGGAGACTCGTGAAGGGGATTTGAACAATAGCACTAATCAAGCTGggaattttatctccctgaatcTTGTCGGTGCAAATAAGGCTCCATTTCGTTGATTGAAAAGTCTGGACAGGATAGTTCTATGGGCCATAGGAAATCAGTGGGCCACAAATTGATTGTTGGGGCTAAGGAGCCTAATGGAAAAGGGAAGAGTGGACATGGCTTTGTTTCCGCTGGAGTGTTCCAAGTCCAACGGGTCAAGGGAGCCATCCTTTGCAAGCCAATGGTCTGGGCTTTATTAATTTAGCTAATAGACCTGATTTCGCCAAATGTCGAATTAGGTTAAAGGGTTTTCAAGGTCCAGCATTTTCAGACCATATTAAGGACGTCCAGATGCCTTTAATTTTGGAGGATTTTCCTACTGTTCAAAACAGCGAAACCGTGAATGGGAAAAAATTGGTGATCGATCTAGGGTAAGTTCTTCTTGCGCCATGAATAATTCTGCCTTATTCTTTCACTTTAATCCTATTTATAAAAGGAATTCGGAGGTGCTATTTTCTTTAGAGAAAAGTATTTTAGATTCGAATAAACATTCTATAGTTGTTTTCAAGGAGAATGTTCAACCAAATTCTTTGGGAGACATGGGTGAGGGTCAAGCTACAGAGGTGGGTGGTGGCTTTGCGGATACTGGTGTGAGAATTATTGGCGGAAAATTTAATGGAAGACAGAGAGGCAAGAAGCTCAACCGGACCATTCGTGATAGaggaaatatttttaaaaattctagtaCTCAGGTTCCTCTTCACGAGTCGATGAGAAATTTGGTTGAGTCTCTGCAGGATGCTCCAGATGATGGCCGTAAGGAGTCAGGGAAGTAACTTGTCTTTAAATTTGCCCCTTGTTTgtaagttagttttttttttttgtgttgatttaatatttaacgGATTTGAATCTTTCCCTTCTTTCATGGAATTGTCAAGGGTGTGCGAACACAAAGTTTTAAACCAGATATTTTTAGCTTGTTGAAGCCAAGGGTATGTGGGAGAAAAACTGATGAAGTCATTGACAAGTTGGGTTTTCAGTACTCTCACCGAGTTGAAGCAGTAGAATTTTCAGGAGGCATTTGGATTAGTTGGAAAAATACTGTTAATCTTGAGGTTATACGTAATCATCCTCAATTCATTTTGGTCCGTATTTGCAGTAGTGTTTCTTCTCAGTATGTCTTTATAGCTTTTGTCTATGGTAGTCCTAATTGGAGGAAACGAAGATTGCTTTGGGAGCAACTGAAGACTACTATCCCTTCTGCTTAGATCCCCTAGTTAACTATTGgtgattttaatgctattttgtCCTCTGATGAGAAAAAAGGAGGGAGGTCTAGTGGGACAACGTGCTCTTAATTTGGAGATTTTGTCGATTTTAATGGGCTTCATGACTTTGGTTTCAGTGGTCCTTTGTTTACTTGGCAAAGAGCGAGGACTTTTGAGCGTCTTGATCGTGCTTTAGGGAATGAAGCGTGGGTTAAAGCCTTTTTGGATTGTTGATTACTCACCTTACTAGGTTTAAATCGGATCACCAACCACTTATTCTTAATTTTAATCCAGCTCACTCCTTACCCAAGGGGCGTCCTTTCAAATTTCTTGCGGGTTGGGCAGAACATCCATCCTTATTCAATTTTGTCAATGAGAATTGGAAGTATAACGGTTAAATATTTGATTCCTTTTCTAATTTAACTGCTAGCCTCAAGGTCTGGAATAAATCTATATACGGTCATATTGGTGATCGTAAAAAAAAGTTTCACTCCTTATTGAATGTTCAGAAGGCATTGAAACTTTTGgattcagaatttttggtccataAAGAGATGAAGATTAGAGAGACAATAGAATCGGTTCTTTTGCATGAAGAATTGTTATGGAAACAGAAATTCAGTTGCGACTAACTTGGGGCACCTAAATACTAGATTTTTCTATCGTCGTACAATCTAAAAGAGGAAGGCTAATCGCATTACTTCTTTGCGTAGTCAGGATAGGGATTGGATTTATGATCCTGATGTTATTCAGCAAAAGACGGTTAATTTCTTTCAGAAATTATATAGGGAACATCCGACTTAGGGGGTCTCTACCTCATAACTCTTTTCCTCCAATTGAATAGTGTGATAAGGATTTTTTGGAGAGTGCTATTTCGAATTAGGAAATTAAGAAAGTTCTGTTCGGCATGACCCCTCTAAAAGCTCAAGTAGTGATGGTTTCCATGCCAGATTCTTTTAGAATCAATGGGATAACATAGGAGAAGCGATCTGTAACTAGGTTAAAAGTATTTTCAATGGTTGTTCTATTGATCAAGGACTTAACAGTACTCTTCTTATTCTCGTCCCTAAAGTTGCTAATCCTGAGGAATTCTCACAATTTCATCCTATTAGTCTCTACTCCGTCCTTTATAAGCTGGTAATGAAGGTAATTGCAAATAGATTTAGGGTGGTATTCCCTAAAATCATTTTCTTGTGAGCAGGCTGGTTTTATTGCGGGAAGAAACATCTGATAATATCCTTATAACCTAGGAGGTCATACACTCTATGAAGGCTAAGAACAAAAGATGAATGGCTGTCAAAATCACCCTTGAAAAGGCCTATGACAGATTACAATGGGATTTCATTGATAGTTTGTTGAAAGCAGCAAGTATTCCAAGTTTTCTTAGGAGAGGAATCATGTCAGCTATCTCAAACTCCACCATGAAGATTTTGTAAAATGGGGTGCCAACTCCTAAGTTTAAGCCTCTTAAAGGCGTTCAATAGGGATGCACATTATCTCCATACTTTTTTGTGCTTTGTATGGAATGGTTAGGACATAGGATTCAGTCAGCTATTTCTAGTGGTAAGTGAAAACCTATCAGATTATCATGTTCTTTGCAGATGACTTAGTTATCTCTCTAAGGTAGACTTGAAGCATGCTGAGGTCCTTAAGGAAATTCTTgataaattttgcaatatttcagGTCATCAGGTTAATGTTCAGAAAACCATTATGTTTTTCTTTGGAGGAGTAGAAGATAATCTTAAAGATAATTTGAGTAGCTTACTTGGATATCAGAAGGTGCACAATTTGGGTATCTACTTGGGAGTGCCATTATTTCATGGCAGAGTTACTTGCTCTACTTTGAGGTTCATTGTGGATAAGGTACGTAGCGAATTGAATAATTGGGGTGCTAAGCAACTTTCGATGGCTGATAGAATCACCTTTGTCCAATCTGTCCTTTCTATCCCAAATTATTTTATGCAATCTATGAGTATTCCCAAAGGTGTTTGTGACGAAATCGAAGGTTTGGCTAGGCAATTCATTTGGGGTTCTACCAATGGGATAAGAAATATATCCTTGGTTGATTGGGGTTCTATTTGTCAACCTCTCTCTCGTGGAGGTCTCGGTTTCTGTCATTTAGAATATCAAAATTTTGCCTTCTTACTGAAGTTAGGATTTAATCTTGTTTCTAAAAATGATGCCTTATTGGTTTGAGTTCTGCGAGCAAAATACAGGATGGAGGATAAAATTCCTGAAAGCATAATACGAGGGAATTGCTCAACTGTTTGGAGAGCCCTTGCTAAGGTCTGGCCTCTTTTGCGCGAAAACTTATGTTAGTATATGGGAATAGGAAATTCCATCCGTTGTTGGAAGGATCCTTGGATTCCTAATGTTGGTCCTTTGatgaattatattctttctcAAAGCAATCTTGTGTCAGAATGTTTTCTGTGTGACATGATTTCCAATGATGGGGCATAGAATTTGGACTTGTTTAGAGTCTAGTTGTCAGAAGATATTATTAAAAGAATTGTTAGCATCCTTCCTCCATATCCTTCTACAGGTAATGACAAAATTAATTGGATTGGCACATCTACTAGATCATTTTCTATGAAAAGTGCTTGTAGGTCTCTTCATGAAAGTTTTTGGTATTCTAAAGATAAATGGTGGAAGGTTACTTGGAAGTTTCTGGGACCTCAACGAGTTCAGTTATTCTTGTGGCTTGTTTTCAAGCAACGCCTTCTAACGAATATGGAATGGATCAAACAGGATATTGGACAAAATGGTTCGTGTTCGCTTTGTGGACATGGCGAAGAGGATTTAATTCATGTCCTTAAGAATTATTCGGCAGCTAGAGAGGTTTGGTTTCGTGTTATTCTCTTGGAACTTCAAAGCAGTTTTTTCTCTGGTGATTTGCTCGAGTGGATAGGGATAAATCTTTGCTCTTCTATATAGATGCCCAATGTGGGAAGTCTTTGGTCAAGTCTCTTTGGTTTAATTGTTTGGCGTTTATGGAAGAACATGAACCTTTTTATTTCCAAGGAATATCTTAGAGCTTTACTGAAACTATTAAGTCTTTTGTGTGTTGGGCAAAATAATATTTTCCTGCTCGTAAGTGGGTCCTGCCTAATCAAATTTAAGCAGATCATGATTCTTCGATGACAGGTAATTGGATCCATTTGTTCACTGATGGAGCTGTTATGTTGGATGCATGTTTTGCGGCTTCAGGAGGGATGGCGTGTAAGCAAGAAGAGGAGTGGATCGTTGGGTTCAATTGTTATTTGGGATTATGCACAGTCTTCGATGCTGAACTATGGGGTGTTCTAGATGGCATAACACTCGTCCATGAAAGGGGATATCAAAAAGTTGTGATTCATACGAAAAATTTGGAAGTAGTCAAAGTTATTCAAGATGCCAATTTGACAGATTCATGCTTAGCTTTATTACGTAGAATCCACGTGAGTCTACAAGCTATACAACATTGGAAGATAAAACATGTTCAAAGAGAGAGCAATCAAGTTGCTGGCCGTCTTGCAAAGTTAGCTACAATAAGGAGTACTAATATGAAGATCTTTGAATACATTCCTGAAGAGCTAGTACCTGTTTTTGAGATTGATGGAATAGAAAATTCTCGACTATGCTAATTTCTTTTAGATAGTTGTTTAATTCACCCAAAAAAAAACCAGTGcagagactaaattgagaaaGCTAACAAATGATAAAGTAAATGAGAGGGACTTATGTAGCAATTGATCATGGTCGTGCATGGTAATTAAACCGTGGCCAAATTAAGCTGAATAAATACACTTGATCCAAGCCATCCAATTCCATTAAGCTTTGTCACGCAAGTTATTAGCGATTAGATCGgcattaaatgaaattaaaaaataatgataataaaactaaTTGCACGTATAAAAGTGATGGTGGGAGAGATAAAAAagaaattctctttttttttcctctttattaGTCGAACCATTAAGGAGGAGAAAGGAAAATTTTCTTAGCTTTTCTTCCTTCTTGTCGTGGCCAATTCATGAGGTAAGGGTggtttttcatttgatttttgatgGATTCTTAATCATTTGAGCTTAATCTAACTAACCTATGAATTagattttcttattattttttttattaaattgctATTAATAAGTTTAAGTGAGGTTGAAGCTTATCTGAGATGAAATTATGGATGATATGTTTAGATTATGTATGGATCATGTTAGAATGTAGTAGAAAGTGTTGGATTAGGTTAGAAATTTAGTTAGATTTTATAATTGATTTTGTGATACTAGGATCCAAATTAAATAGAATGAAAGCTGATGGAAACTTTTGTTATAATTGAAAGTATGCGGTTCCTAGAGTGTGAATATGAAGTCGTATTCTAATTTGATATGGAATATCAAAAGATACAAGATTTTTTGATATTATGGCTttcaaggactaaaatgaataaattacatTTCATGTTTAATTGATGTATTTCTATACGTTATATGTGGAACTAATTTCGACTTCATAATCGAACTTATCGTACATAGTTAATGGCAAAGTCGGAACGTTGAGAGTTAAGGCGTAGGTGAACAAAATCGGTTTGTGCTATTATAATTCGCTTTCAATTACTTATTTTATTGGTTAGCTAGTGAAATAGTCAAATGCAAAATAAATGTCAATGTAATCGATTCTAAACTTGAAACCCTATATGTGTGATACGATATGATACTTATATAAGACTATGCATGAATGATGAAAATTGATAATATATGCCTCATATGATTTATATGAATTGATTATGAAAATGTGGTGATAAAAATTTCGATGCCATGATAATATgttatacataatttaattatagtaTTTAATACACTAATGGTATTACGATGATAGATATTGACATTTGCATTGATAGTAAATAATGATGATTGTGCTATTAAACGATGTTAGACGTAGTTTGGGTATAGTTGGTATGTCATAGTGTCATTATAGGTGATATTATTTAGTTCCAATTTTTAGAAGGTCGTGGGCAATCCCAAATTTCAGAGGATCGTGGACATATATTGATATACAGATTGAGTAGTTCCAATTTTCTAAGGGTTGTGGAGttgttttgatatatataaaGATTTGAGTATCCATTATAATGTCTATTATTGATTAATAAGGGCCAAATTGAATAAGAAATATATGTGATATTGCTTTGGTATATTTTGTATTGAAAATGCAATGACACGAATATATAATATGTTGAAATGAATACCGATTATCGAAATATAATAATTGTGGACTTGTGAATTCAATGAAAGATTGAAATGCATTTGTATATGGTTGCATACATTGATGGTAGACGAAATGAAGCTACAGTTATCAATGCTACATATGTATatacttgttatttatttaaatctCTTGTATTGAGTTTGAATTATATTAGCATCACTAGGTATGTAATATTCAGTGtattactttgtttattttcatgcacaGGTTAGAGTAGGTTCTTTAGTAGATCGAAGGTAGTTTAACTCAATTCGGTCAAATTTAATATCTATgtctataaatttatttaatgacATATTCCTAGATTGAGTCTTGTGTTTTAAGTATCAGTTTTAgataatttggtatgttttgttttCTAATgtgccttttaattattttgaagttAAGTTTGGTTAGTTATTTCTGTATTAATATGCATAGTTTTGCTTATTTGATAGCTTGTTTAATTATGCTTAGAGTTGATGCATGAAATGCTGTAAATACGTATGTGATTAATTTGGTGAATGATGGATTGATGTTTTTGTTGGCATAGGTTAAACTTGATTTGGAAGTCATTTGATAGACATCTGTTGTACAATCTAGGTAAATTGATCATTTAGTCTCGAGACATCAAGATGTAAACATGATAATTTCATGCAATTATGTTCTTAGGTCCCAAGACATGTTGAGCGCGTCTCGAAATATATAATGACATGCTTCGAAAAGTAAACATTGAACTTATATTAGTTTTGCATTGTTTTAGGTCTTGAGACAATTACTTTTGTCTCGAAACATCCGAACAtcgaaaataaattaagaaaacaaaGGTGTCTCAAGACCAATTTCGAGACACAAAAGGCCCAATCTCAAGACATGAACCCCAATTTCTCAAGACATAACTACATCAAAGCAAAAATAGTAAGTAGTCTCGAGATAAGATCTCATTGCCTTGAGACAtattgttgaattttgatattaGATTTTGGATTTGAAACCCAACTTCGTATTTGAACCCATGTAACCCCAAGGCATGTTAATTAAGAGTCTTTGACATTAATAATGTATGTATATGGATATAAATAATgtttgaatatttgatatgaacgatatttataagttaaatttatgGAAATGTAACGTAACGCGACATCATTCTTCTGAATCTGTGATTCGGTTGAtgtgggggtgttacaattatatatgtgataatatgctTGTTGCAaaagattttgaaaatagaagAATTTAACGATACAATTTGACGattgttgaaattttaaaatttgaaaagtacaaggattaaaaATACCAATAATATAGATCAACTAGTGTTGGGTATAGTGGTAAGGCCAATGTTTTTAAAACAAGGCTAGTGGTCGAACTAGTAAGGTCATCGGTTTATCGATTCGATCAATTCGATTAAAAACtcattaaaaagttttaaaaaaataaaaatatatatttaaaatttaataaaaacttaGTTCAATCAGTTTATACCGGttcataatcattttctaaaTCAGTACGTAGTTGATTTTCTGTCCAATTCAAATATCATTGGATAAAGCATATTGTAAGCTTAAGAGAAGACATAAATTCAAACCTTAAGATGACATTATTAAGAGAAGTAGCTTGAAACTAGAAGTAGAATGTAAAATggatataaataataaaagaaatcaaTAATATAGGAGAAATAGCAGAATTAGGCCTAGAGAAAAACAGATGTGAGATAAGCAAATCAGTTAAAGCTCCAGGCCAAGTTTTGTTGGTTAGGCTCATTGGCCCATTATCTTTCAACCATTTACAAAACTTGTCCATTTCTACTTGGAATATGCCATTAAGCATTATCCTTTACTGGTCGAGTTTTTCTCACCCTTTGATTTTCATGAAAGCTTTACGTTCATAACACGAGTATAAATGACAACTGAAGCATCACTTAGATGGGCTACAACCCCGTTGCCATGCATTCTCTTACCTAAGCAACTCCCAGATCTAAAGCAGCTCTCTATCTCAACCAAAACCTTCTCAGCAAATTGTTTAATCCCTGGCAATTCCTCCCTTGTTCCGCCATTAAAGATCTATACTTTAAATCCCCTAAGCTTTTGTTTCAccttttttaactctttttttctcTCTCGAAATCCCATCAAAACTCAAGGTTAAAAATTCTCAGTTAATCCCCATCTCTTCTCTGGCTCTAAATTTCCACTTCTTATCATAATAAtgcatttttttgaattttaattttaattttagtttgcaGTTTTACTTGAagcttttgtaatttttatggcAGAAGAAGGAAAAACAGATAAACTTCAATGGCTATCAGAAAACCTGGTTTGATTGCTTTATTTGATGTTGATGGCACTCTTACAGCTCCAAGAAAGGTATTCAATCTCTTTTTTAATCCTATAAATTTTAGtgatatgattttgggttttTGAATTTAAGTTGGATTTTGacctttattttcttcatttcttctttttttgttgaaTGTATCATTCATTTAAAATGGTATATAGGTGGCTACACCCAAGATGTTGGAGTTCATGAAGGAACTGAAAAAGGTAAATCTTTTTTGGAACATAAAAATGActtcttcttttcttattttttttgggAGTTTATCCagttttattttcaattgtagGTTGTTACTGTTGGAGTGGTGGGCGGATCTGATCTCAGTAAGATATCTGAGCAACTTGGGAAATCAGGTTAGCTTCAGCTCTTGACATTATACTTCTAATTATGAAATGTTGTTCTTTTCATTGTTTCTCTATAACTATTAATGAAGAATTTGTGGCCAATTATATCTCTTTctataattatagattaaaatttttatgaaatattaatgCCTGTGTTTATTAACCATAGCTTACATTTTTCAATGCAGTTGTCAATGACTATGATTATGTATTTTCTGAAAATGGGCTTGTTGCTCATAAAGATGGAAAACTCATTGGCACCCAGGTATACTCATAGCCTGCATTTTCTAGGTGTTTAAATGCTAATTTTAAGACACTTTCTCCAGATACTTGCAAGGATAGTATTTGCTTGAGCTAATGATATGttctttaatcttttttttcctCGGTTTGTTTAAGCTTATTTGCTTTTCTTTAACGGGTCTCTTTTTTCCGTTTTTCAGAGCTTGAAGTCATTTCTGGGAGAAAAAAAGGTCAAGGTAAGATTTTTTCTCCTTAAATGTGATCCTATTCTATTAAAAATCTAGAAGGTATTGCATAACAAAAAGGGTTCATATGTGGTGTTGTTATGACTCCATTGGCATTCATTAGCAATTTCTGGTTTGCGCTAGAGATGTCTACCAACATGTCTGGTTATCGATGATTTCGAGAATCTCTACAATCTTTATACTcttctatttcaaaaaataaatgtgGGATGGCTAGAGTATCCAACTTGCACAGAGTTAAGTGGTGATTGAATGATATGTAGAAATACTGCATTGCATGTTCTCAACTCTTTTTGTTCATAGACTGCAAATGATTGTGCAGGAATTTATAAACTTCACACTGCATTATATTGCTGACTTGGATATCCCGATAAAAAGGTAAGATCATTGGAAGAGTTCATTTTTTAAAGTCTAGTTCAACCCTGTGCATATTCCTTTATCATTCGAGCTGAATAAGACCAATCCTTTATCAACATTCTGTTTAGGGGTACATTCATAGAATTCCGAAGTGGGATGCTCAATGTATCTCCAATTGGGCGAAACTGCTGCCAAGAAGAAAGGGATGAATTTGAAAAGTATGACAAGGTAAATATATACCTTATAGAATTTGTACTTTTATAGTGTAGAGTTTATAGATGTATGCTTTACATACATATAAAACACTTGGGGTTCCAGGTTCACAACATACGCCCAAAAATGGTTTCGGTGCTTCGAGAAAAGTTCGCTCACCTTCACTTGACATTCTCAATTGGAGGACAAATAAGCTTTGATGTGAGTGACACATATAATTTGCGGTTTAACCGTTTTAAGTACAAGGAGTATAGAGATTCATTGAATTAATCATTGCTTCATGTTGGTTGTAATAGGTTTTTCCTCAGGGTTGGGACAAAACATACTGCTTGAGATACCTTGAAGAATTTCAAGAGATTCATTTCTTTGGTGACAAAACTTACAAGGTTGGATTCTTAT contains:
- the LOC107934308 gene encoding phosphomannomutase, giving the protein MAIRKPGLIALFDVDGTLTAPRKVATPKMLEFMKELKKVVTVGVVGGSDLSKISEQLGKSVVNDYDYVFSENGLVAHKDGKLIGTQSLKSFLGEKKVKEFINFTLHYIADLDIPIKRGTFIEFRSGMLNVSPIGRNCCQEERDEFEKYDKVHNIRPKMVSVLREKFAHLHLTFSIGGQISFDVFPQGWDKTYCLRYLEEFQEIHFFGDKTYKGGNDHEIYESERTEGHTVTSPEDTVKQCKALFMSN
- the LOC107934304 gene encoding uncharacterized protein produces the protein MVGKVGKLDFNTDSRARGRFARMVVNVSLDKLLVSQVLINGPLQRIEYEYLPTVCFSCGCYGHMKELCSSKVIIPGADFEGKSSGKGDQTIISAPVGKESTDANDAYGPWMLVERRSRCNSRDARKISAENLRNLAGSISLIEKSGQDSSMGHRKSVGHKLIVGAKEPNGKGKSGHGFVSAGVFQVQRVKGAILCKPMENVQPNSLGDMGEGQATEVGGGFADTGVRIIGGKFNGRQRGKKLNRTIRDRGNIFKNSSTQVPLHESMRNLVESLQDAPDDGRKESGNLLKPRVCGRKTDEVIDKLGFQYSHRVEAVEFSGGIWISWKNTVNLEVIRNHPQFILVRICSSVSSQYVFIAFVYGSPNWRKRRLLWEQLKTTIPSA